GCCTCGCGGATCGACAGCTCGACCACCTGACCGATATGGTTGCCGGCGATTTTGACCGCCAGCGCCTCGGGCTTCAGGCGATAGCCCGCGCAGGCGCCGCAGGGGCGGTTGTTCTGATACCGCTCGAATTCCTCGCGCACCCAGTTGCTGTCGCTTTCGCGCAGACGGCGTTCCATGTTGGGGATCACGCCCTCGAACACGCGGGCGATCTGATAAACCCGGCCCGCATCGTCGAAACGGAACTGGATTTCCTCCTTGCCAGAGCCGCGCAGGAACATCTGCTGCACCGCCTCGGGCAGGTCCTTCCACGGGGTTTTCTTGTCGAAACCGTAATGTTTCGCCAACGCATTGACGGTCTGGGTAAGATAGGCGGATTTCGACTTGGCCCAGGGCGCGATGGCACCCTTGTCCACCGACAGCGCGGCGTCGGGAACGACAAGGCGTTCGTCGAAGAACAGCTCCATCCCCAGCCCGTCGCAGACCGGGCAGGCACCATAGGGGGCGTTGAAGGAAAACAGCCGTGGCTCGATCTCGGGGATGGTAAAGCCGCTGACCGGGCAGGCGAAGTTTTCCGAAAACGTGATCCGCTCAGGTTCATCGGTGGCGGTTTCCAGCACGGCGATGCCATCGGCCAGATCCAGCGCGGTGCGCAGCGAATCGGCCAGCCGCGTCTCCAGCCCCTCGCGCACGACGATCCGGTCCACCACCACGTCGATATTGTGGCGGAATTTCTTGTCCAGCACCGGTGGCTCGTCCAGCTCGTGAAACTGCCCGTTCACCTTGACCCGCTGAAAGCCCTGCTTGCGCAGCTCAAGGAACTCTTTCTTGTACTCACCCTTGCGGTCGCGAACGATGGGGGCCAGCAGATAGGCCCGCGTGCCGTCCTCCATCGCCATGATCCGGTCCACCATGTCCTGCACCTGCTGCGCCTCGATCGGCAGGCCGGTGGCGGGGGAATATGGCGTGCCGGCGCGGGCGAACAAGAGCCGCAGATAGTCGTAGATTTCCGTGACCGTTCCGACGGTCGAGCGGGGGTTCTTCGAGGTCGTCTTCTGCTCGATGCTGATCGCCGGGGAGAGGCCGCTGATGTGGTCCACATCCGGCTTGCCCATCATGTCGAGGAACTGCCGCGCATAGGCCGACAGACTTTCGACATAGCGGCGCTGCCCCTCGGCATAGATCGTGTCGAAGGCAAGGCTGGATTTGCCGCTGCCCGACAGGCCGGTGATGACCACCAGCCGGTCGCGCGGAATGTCCATGTCCACGCCTTTCAGATTGTGTTCGCGCGCGCCGCGCACCTCGATGAACTTCTGCTCCATGGGCGTAGCCTTTCCCGACCAAGCGCATCAGATAATCATGCGGCTTGAAAAAGCAACCGGAAAATGAGAACGTAGCGTGAACTTCTGGAAAGAGCGAGGGAATCATCATGGCGCGTGTGGATTATTCCGGCAGTTGCCAATGCGGTGCCATAGCCTTCGAGGTTGCGGCCGATCTGGATCAGGCGATCACCTGCAACTGTTCGCGCTGCAGCAGGCTGGGCTGGGCGCTGACCTTTGTACCGGGGGCGGATTTCCGGCTGGTGAAGGACGGGCCGACCACCGAATATCTGTTCAATAACCACGCGATTTCGCACCGTTTCTGCCCGGTCTGCGGCGTTCAGACCCATGCCACGGGACAGCAGGACGGGGCGGAAATCGTCGCGATCAATATCAACTGTCTTGATGGCGTGGACGCGCGCAATCTGCCCGCGCAGCATGTCGATGGTGCCAGCCGTTAAGGCAGCGCGATACTGATTCCTGCCGGTTTCCCTACGACTATGTGCCGAGGGGAGAAATGCTTGCGCTGCATCGCGGCACCGCTAGGATGCCCCGAATCGAGAAGGGGGACGGCATGTTTCAGAAGATTCTAGTTGCGAACCGTGGCGAGATTGCGATCCGTGTTCTGCGTGCCGCGAACGAGCTGGGCAAGCGGACGGTCGCTGTCTATGCCGAGGAAGACAAGCTGGGGCTGCACCGTTTCAAGGCGGATGAGGCCTATCGGATCGGCGAGGGGCTGGGGCCGGTGGCGGCCTATCTGAGCATCCCCGAGATCATCCGGGTGGCCAAGGAATCCGGCGCGGATGCGATCCATCCGGGCTATGGGCTGTTGTCGGAAAACCCCGATTTCGTCGATGCCTGCAAGGCCGCCGGGATCACCTTCATCGGGCCGCGCGCGGATACGATGCGGGCCCTGGGCGACAAGGCCAGCGCGCGGCGCGTGGCGATCGAGGCGGGCGTGCCGGTGATCCCCGCGACGGAAGTGCTGGGCGAGGATTTCGACGCCATCAGGCGTGAGGCCGAGGCGGTGGGCTATCCGCTGATGCTGAAGGCGTCATGGGGCGGCGGCGGGCGCGGGATGCGGCCGATCAATGGCCCCGATGAGCTGGTCGAGAAGGTCCGCGAGGGCCGGCGCGAGGCCGAGGCCGCCTTCGGCAATGGCGAGGGCTATCTGGAAAAGATGATCCTGCGCGCCCGCCATGTCGAGGTGCAGCTCTTGGGCGACACGCATGGCGGTCTCTATCATCTGTATGAACGCGACTGCACCGTTCAGCGCCGCAACCAGAAGGTGGTGGAACGCGCCCCCGCCCCCTATCTGAGCGACGAGCAGCGCGCCGAGGTCTGCGCGCTGGCGCTGAAGATCGGGCAGGCGGTCGGTTATCAGAACGCTGGCACGGTCGAATTCCTGATGGATATGGACAGCCAGCAGTTCTATTTCATCGAGGTGAACCCGCGCGTTCAGGTCGAGCATACCGTCACCGAGGAAGTGACCGGCATCGACATCGTGCAGGCCCAGATCAGGATCGCCGAGGGCGCGACGCTGGCCGAGGCCACCGGCCACGCCTCGCAGGACCAGATCACCCTGTCGGGCCATGCGCTGCAATGCCGGGTCACGACCGAGGATCCGCAGAACAACTTCATCCCCGATTACGGCCGCATCACCGCCTATCGCAGCGCCACCGGCATGGGGATCCGGCTGGATGGCGGCACCGCCTATTCCGGCGGGGTGATCACGCGATACTATGATTCGCTGCTGGTCAAGGTGACGGCCTGGGCGCAGACGCCGGATCAGGCGATCAAGCGGATGGACCGGGCGCTGCGCGAGTTCCGGGTGCGCGGGGTTTCCACCAATATCGATTTCGTCATCAACCTGCTGAAACATCCGGTCTTTCTTGACGATACCTATACGACCAAGTTCATCGACACGACGCCGGACCTGTTCACCTTCGGCAAGCGGCGCGACCGGGCGACCAAGATCCTGACCTATCTGGCCGATATCACGGTGAACGGTCACCCCGAGACGGCAGGCCGCAAGATGCCGGTCGCGCAGGCCCGCCCGCCGATCCCGCCCGCGCCGGCCATCGAATCGGGGACCGATCCCGCGCCGGGCACCCGGCAGCTGCTGGAAGAAAAGGGCGCGCAGGCCGTGGCCGACTGGATGGCGGCGCAAAGCCGGCTGCTGATCACCGACACGACCATGCGCGACGGGCACCAGTCGCTGCTGGCGACACGGATGCGGTCGATCGACATGATCCGGGTGGCGCCCTCTTACGCCGCCAATCTGCCGCAGCTGTTCAGCGTCGAATGCTGGGGCGGCGCGACCTTCGATGTGGCCTATCGCTTCTTGCAGGAATGTCCGTGGCAGCGGCTGCGCGATATCCGCGCGCATATGCCGAACCTGATGACGCAGATGCTGCTGCGCGCCAGCAATGGCGTGGGTTACACCAATTATCCCGACAATGTGGTGCAGTCCTTCGTGCGCCAGGCGGCGGCGACCGGGGTGGATGTGTTCCGCGTTTTCGACAGCCTGAACTGGGTCGAGAACATGCGCGTCGCCATGGATGCGGTGATCGAATCGGGCAAGATCTGCGAAGGCTCGGTCTGCTATACCGGCGACATGCTGGACCCGGACCGGGCCAAATACGACCTGAAATACTATATCCGCACCGCGCAGGATCTGAAATCGGCGGGCGCGCATGTGCTGGGCCTGAAGGACATGGCGGGCCTGCTGAAACCCGCCGCCGCGCGGATGCTGATCCGGGCGCTGAAGGAAGAGGTCGGGCTGCCGGTGCATTTCCACACCCATGACACCAGCGGGCTGGCCGGGGCCACGATCCTGGCGGCGGCCGATGCGGGCGTCGATGCCGTCGATGTGGCGATGGATGCGTTTTCCGGCGGCACCTCGCAGCCCTGTCTGGGTTCGGTGGTCTCGGCGCTGTCGGGCACCGATCGCGACACCGGGCTGGATATCGCCGCGATCCGCCAGATCAGCAATTACTGGGAGCGGGTGCGGGAAAACTATGCGGCCTTCGAGGCCGGCCTTCAGGCCCCGGCCTCCGAGGTCTGGCTGCACGAGATGCCCGGCGGCCAGTTCACCAATCTCAAGGCGCAGGCGCGCTCGATGGGGCTGGAGGATCGCTGGCACGAGATCGCGCAGACCTATGCCGATGTGAACCGGATGTTCGGCGATATCGTCAAGGTCACGCCCAGTTCCAAGGTGGTGGGCGACATGGCGCTGATGATGGTGGCGCAGCATCTGACGCCGCAGCAGGTGATGGATCCGGCCACCGAGGTCAGCTTTCCCGACAGCGTCATCGACATGATGCGCGGCAATCTGGGCCAGCCCCCCGGCGGCTGGCCCGAGGCCATTCAGAAGAAGGTGCTGAAGGGCGAGGCCCCGATCACCGACCGCCCCGGCGCGCATCTGCCGCCGGTGGATCTGGAGGTCACCCGCGCCCGGCTGGCCGAGGAACTGGACGGCAAGACCATCGATAACGAGGATCTCAACGGTTATCTGATGTATCCCAAGGTGTTCACCGACTATATGGCGCGGCACGAGACCTATGGCCCGGTGCGGACCCTGCCGACGCGCGCCTTCTTCTATGGGATGGAACCGGGAGATCAGATCTCGGTCGAGATCGATCCCGGCAAGACGCTGGAAATCCAGATGCTGACGCTGGGTGAGACCGACGAGAAGGGTCAGGTCAAGGTCTTCTTCGAGCTGAACGGCCAGCCGCGTCAGGTCCGGGTTCCGAACCGCAAGGCGACCGGCACGGCGGCGGCGCGTCCCAAGGCGGACCCATCGAACGCGGGCCATATCGGCGCGCCGATGCCGGGCGTGGTGGCCTCGGTCGCGGCCACGGCGGGTCAGGTGGTGCATCAGGGCGATCTGCTGCTGACCATCGAGGCGATGAAGATGGAAACCGGCCTGCACGCCGACCGCGACGGAACCGTCAAGGCCGTCCACGTCACACCAGGCGCCCAAATCGACGCAAAAGACCTGCTGGTCGAAATCGAATAGGGCTGGGGGGCTTTCCGCCTCATCGGACCATCGACGCGCCCCCTCGCCCGATTCGGGGGGGGGGCGCTGTAATTCCGCCCGCCCGTTCCGGGGCGCGGGCGGTTGCGGAATATCCCCCGCGCCATTGCATCCGTGGGCAGTCCGTTGCCGGCGGGTGACGCAGCGTCCGCTTGCGGCAGGCCCGGCTTTGCGTGCCGGATCAGGCACCCGCGAAAGCCCGAGGGGTAATTGACCCTGCCCGCAGTCGGGTCTAAACGGACCCTAGCCAACCCGTCGCGGGGCAGCTAGTGCATCCCCGCGACCGATTAGGGGAACACTCGCCCGTGGAAAACCTTCTGCAGGAATATTTGCCGATCCTCGTTTTTGCGGGCATGGCGTCTGCGCTGGCCCTCGTCCTGTTGCTGGCCGGTCTGGTGGTCGCGATCCGCAATCCCGATCCCGAAAAGGTCAGCGCCTATGAGTGCGGCTTCAACGCCTTCGACGATGCGCGGATGAAATTCGACGTCCGGTTCTATCTGGTGTCGATTCTGTTCATCATCTTCGACCTTGAGGTGGCCTTCCTGTTCCCCTGGGCGGTCAGCTTTGCCGGACTTTCCGATGTCGCATTCTGGTCGATGATGGTGTTCCTGGGCGTGCTGACCGTGGGCTTTGCCTATGAATGGAAGAAGGGGGCGCTGGAATGGGCGTGATGACCGGAGCAAATACCGCCGGCCCCGACCGCGAGGTCGCCACCGCCAGCCTGAACCGTGAATTGCAGGACAAGGGTTTCCTGCTGACCACGACCGAGGATATCATCAACTGGGCCCGCAACGGCAGCCTTCACTGGATGACCTTCGGGCTGGCCTGCTGCGCGGTCGAGATGATGCAGACCTCGATGCCGCGCTATGATCTGGAACGTTTCGGCACCGCGCCGCGCGCATCCCCGCGCCAGTCGGACCTGATGATCGTCGCCGGCACGCTGACCAACAAGATGGCCCCGGCGCTGCGCAAGGTCTATGACCAGATGCCCGAGCCGCGCTATGTCATCAGCATGGGCAGCTGCGCCAATGGCGGCGGCTATTACCATTACAGCTATTCGGTGGTGCGCGGCTGCGATCGCATCGTGCCGGTGGACATCTATGTTCCGGGCTGCCCGCCGACCGCCGAGGCGCTGCTTTACGGCATCCTGCAACTTCAGCGCCGCATCCGGCGCACCGGAACGCTGGTGAGGTAAGCTATGGCCGTCTATCCCGATATCGACGCGCTGAGCCAACTGGCCGACCATATCAGCCAGCGCCGCAGCAACGACGTGCTGGACGCAACGGTCGAGTTCAACGAGCTGACCGTGACCGCAACGCTGAGCGGGCTGACCGATCTGGTCGAGTTTCTGCGCAGCGATTCCAGCTGCCGATTCTCGACCCTGATCGACATCACGGCCGTCGATTATCCGCAGCGCCCGCAGCGTTTCGACGTGGTCTGGCATTTCCTGTCGATGTATCAGAACCAGCGCATCCGGGTGAAGGTCGCCATCCGCGAGGATGAACTGGTGCCGACGCTGACCAATATCCATCCCTCGGCCAACTGGTACGAGCGCGAAATCTTCGACATGTTCGGCATCCTGTTCGCCGGGCATCCGGACCTGCGCCGCATCCTGACCGATTACGGTTTCCGCGGCCATCCGCTGCGCAAGGATTTCCCGACGACCGGCTATGTCGAGGTCCGCTATGACGAGACCGCCAAGCGGGTCATCTACGAGCCGGTGAAACTGACGCAGGAATATCGCCAGTTCGATTTCCTGTCCCCGTGGGAAGGCGCGAAATATGTGCTGCCGGGCGATGAAAAGCAGGGTGAGCAATGAAACCGGGTCTGACAGCCGGGCAGGGCGCTGGCCGGACCCGCAGGGTCGCCCTTGTGGCTGACCGGGTGAAATTCAACGACCGCATGGCGGGGCGCATGGCGCCGGCCGGGCTGGAGGGCTGACGGATGGACGGCGATATCCGCAAGAACAGCTATGACGACGACGGCCAGGACGCGCTGTCGCAGGAACAGAGCATCCGCAACTTCAACATCAACTTCGGCCCGCAGCACCCTGCGGCGCATGGCGTGCTGCGGATGGTGCTGGAACTGGACGGCGAAGTGGTGGAACGCGCCGACCCGCATATCGGCCTGCTGCATCGTGGCACCGAAAAGCTGATGGAAAGCCGCACCTATCTGCAGAACCTGCCTTATTTCGACCGCTTCGACTATGTCGCGCCGATGAATCAGGAACATGCGTGGTGTCTGGCGATCGAGAAGCTGACGGGGACTGTGGTTCCGCGTCGCGCCAGCCTGATCCGGGTGCTGTATTCCGAAATCGGCCGCATCCTGAACCACTTGATGGGCCTGACCACCGGGGCGATGGACGTGGGCGCGCTGACCCCGCCGCTGTGGGGTTTCGAGGCGCGCGAAGAGCTGATGATCTTCTATGAACGCGCCTGCGGGGCGCGGCTGCACGCGGCCTATTTCCGGCCCGGTGGGGTGCATCAGGATCTGCCGCCCGATCTGCTGGACGATATCGAGGAATGGTGCGAGCGTTTCCCGAAGGTCGTCGATGATCTGGACACGCTGCTGGTCGAGAACCGGATCTTCAAGCAGCGGCTGGTCGATATCGGCATTGTCACCGAACAGGATGCGCTGAACTGGGGTTACAGCGGCGTCATGGTGCGCGGCTCGGGCATGGCGTGGGATCTGCGTCGGGCGCAGCCCTATGAATGCTATGACGAATTCGATTTCCAGATTCCGGTGGGCAAGAATGGCGACTGCTATGACCGCTTCCTCTGCCGGATGCAGGAGATGCGCGAGTCGACGCGGATCATGCAGCAGGCGATCAGCAAGCTGCGGGCCGAACCCGAGGGCGACATTCTGGCGCGCGGCAAGCTGGCCCCGCCCAAACGCGCCGAGATGAAGCGCGACATGGAAAGCCTGATCCACCACTTCAAGCTCTATACCGAGGGCTTCAAGGTGCCCGCGGGCGAGGTTTACGCCGCCGTCGAGGCGCCCAAGGGCGAATTCGGCGTCTATCTGGTCAGCGACGGGACCAACAGGCCCTATCGCGCCAAGGTTCGCGCGCCGGGCTATGCACATCTTCAGTCGATGGACTGGATCGCCAAGGGCCATCTGCTGGCCGATGTTCCCGCCATCATCGCGACGCTGGACGTCGTGTTCGGAGAGGTGGACCGGTGATGTTGAACAATATCGGCCTTCCAGGATTGGTGATGCTGCTCGGCATATCAACCAATCCATTCCTACAGTTCTTCGCGCTGGCCGGGATCGCGGCCGCATCAACTTTCGGGGGCTAATCATGCTTCGCCGTCTTCATCCCGAACAGCCCGCCAGCTTCGAATTCACGCCCGCCAATCTGGAATGGGCCAAGGCGCAGATGACCAAATACCCGGAAGGCCGCCAGCAATCGGCGATCATCCCGGTTCTGTGGCGCGCGCAGGAACAAGAGGGCTGGTTGTCGCGTCCGGCCATCGAATATTGCGCCAGCCTGTTGGGCATGGCCTATATCCGGGCGCTGGAAGTGGCGACGTTCTACTTCATGTTCCAGCTGCAACCGGTTGGTTCGGTGGCGAATATCCAGATCTGCGGCACCACGACCTGCATGATCTGCGGGGCCGAGGACCTGATCGAGGTCTGCAAGCGCCGCATCGCGCCGACGCCGCATACGGTTTCCGCCGATGGCAAGTTCAGCTGGGAAGAGGTCGAATGTCTGGGTGCCTGCGCCAATGCGCCGATGGCCCAGATCGGCAAGGATTACTATGAGGACCTGACCCCGCAAAAGCTGGAGGCGCTGATTGACGCGTTTTCCGCCGGGCAGGTGCCGCTTCCGGGGCCGCAGAACGGGCGCTATGCGTCCGAACCGTTGACGGGGCTGACCAGCCTGACCGGGCTGAAGGGCTCGGGCGAGGATCTGAACGTCAGTGCGCAGCGGGCCCGTGATCTGGGCGAGACAGTCAGGCGCATTGACGGCACCGAGGCCCCGATCCTGACGAAATGGCTGCGCCCGTCGCAATCGGCGGATCAGCAGGAAGGTCAGGACGGCAGGCCGGGACAGGAACCGGCTGCGGCCAAACCGGTGGTCGAGGCCGCCGCCGTTGCCGATGCGGGCAAGGTCGTCAGCGCCGGGGACAAGGAACGGGCCGCCGATGCGGAAGGCTCGTCTGTGGCGCCGGAAAATGATAAGGAAGACAAGGGCTGAGGGACAGCCACAAGGACCGTGAACCATTGATCGGGGGATGACCGCCATGCCGGTATCGGACAGCGCAAGGACCTGTTGGATCGCTGCAGCCATCGCAGGGCTGCTGGTGTGGATTTCCACATCTGCGATCGGGTCGATGCGATGGTATGAGGGGCTGGTGCTGGGTGGGCTGACCGTCTGGATCCTCGGCTCGCTGCTGGTCTGGATCGCCTGCAAGGGGCCTGCCGCCATGGATGGCGGCGCATGGCAGCCGCCAGCCGCGCCCGCCGTGGCACCTGCGCCCACCCCTGTGGCCATGGCGCCGGTCGCCGATGCGGCCCAGCCTCTGGCAGCGCAGGAGATGGCGGCCGAGCCTGACGATCTCAAGCAGATCAAGGGCATCGGTCCGAAACTTGAGGAAGTGCTGCATGCCGGGGGTGTGACCCGGTTTGCGCAGATCGCCGCGTGGGACGATGCCGAGATCGACCGTTTTGCGGAACTGATCGGTCGCATGGGCAGTCGCATCCGCAGCGATGACTGGGTCGGGCAGGCGCGCGATCTGGCGGCGAAAAAGGGCGGTGCCGCGTGATGGGCAAGCCGCAGGACAGGGATGCGCGGCAGATGCGGCTGGCGGCCATCGTGATTGCGGTGGCGATGCTGGGCTGGCTGCTGGTGCAGGCCCTGGGCCGGGAATATGGATGGGCGGGCAGGTGGGCTTTTCTGGCCGATCTTGCCGCCATTGCAGCTTTTGTCTGGTCGCTGATCGTGACCTGGCGTATCTGGCGGCGCAGGAATGTGTGACGCCCGGGTAAGAGGAAACGAATTCGGATGCTGAAAGATCAGGATCGCATTTTTACCAACCTCTACGGGATGGGCGACCGCTCTCTGGCCGGTGCGCAAAA
The Paracoccus alcaliphilus DNA segment above includes these coding regions:
- the pyc gene encoding pyruvate carboxylase, which translates into the protein MFQKILVANRGEIAIRVLRAANELGKRTVAVYAEEDKLGLHRFKADEAYRIGEGLGPVAAYLSIPEIIRVAKESGADAIHPGYGLLSENPDFVDACKAAGITFIGPRADTMRALGDKASARRVAIEAGVPVIPATEVLGEDFDAIRREAEAVGYPLMLKASWGGGGRGMRPINGPDELVEKVREGRREAEAAFGNGEGYLEKMILRARHVEVQLLGDTHGGLYHLYERDCTVQRRNQKVVERAPAPYLSDEQRAEVCALALKIGQAVGYQNAGTVEFLMDMDSQQFYFIEVNPRVQVEHTVTEEVTGIDIVQAQIRIAEGATLAEATGHASQDQITLSGHALQCRVTTEDPQNNFIPDYGRITAYRSATGMGIRLDGGTAYSGGVITRYYDSLLVKVTAWAQTPDQAIKRMDRALREFRVRGVSTNIDFVINLLKHPVFLDDTYTTKFIDTTPDLFTFGKRRDRATKILTYLADITVNGHPETAGRKMPVAQARPPIPPAPAIESGTDPAPGTRQLLEEKGAQAVADWMAAQSRLLITDTTMRDGHQSLLATRMRSIDMIRVAPSYAANLPQLFSVECWGGATFDVAYRFLQECPWQRLRDIRAHMPNLMTQMLLRASNGVGYTNYPDNVVQSFVRQAAATGVDVFRVFDSLNWVENMRVAMDAVIESGKICEGSVCYTGDMLDPDRAKYDLKYYIRTAQDLKSAGAHVLGLKDMAGLLKPAAARMLIRALKEEVGLPVHFHTHDTSGLAGATILAAADAGVDAVDVAMDAFSGGTSQPCLGSVVSALSGTDRDTGLDIAAIRQISNYWERVRENYAAFEAGLQAPASEVWLHEMPGGQFTNLKAQARSMGLEDRWHEIAQTYADVNRMFGDIVKVTPSSKVVGDMALMMVAQHLTPQQVMDPATEVSFPDSVIDMMRGNLGQPPGGWPEAIQKKVLKGEAPITDRPGAHLPPVDLEVTRARLAEELDGKTIDNEDLNGYLMYPKVFTDYMARHETYGPVRTLPTRAFFYGMEPGDQISVEIDPGKTLEIQMLTLGETDEKGQVKVFFELNGQPRQVRVPNRKATGTAAARPKADPSNAGHIGAPMPGVVASVAATAGQVVHQGDLLLTIEAMKMETGLHADRDGTVKAVHVTPGAQIDAKDLLVEIE
- the nuoE gene encoding NADH-quinone oxidoreductase subunit NuoE — its product is MLRRLHPEQPASFEFTPANLEWAKAQMTKYPEGRQQSAIIPVLWRAQEQEGWLSRPAIEYCASLLGMAYIRALEVATFYFMFQLQPVGSVANIQICGTTTCMICGAEDLIEVCKRRIAPTPHTVSADGKFSWEEVECLGACANAPMAQIGKDYYEDLTPQKLEALIDAFSAGQVPLPGPQNGRYASEPLTGLTSLTGLKGSGEDLNVSAQRARDLGETVRRIDGTEAPILTKWLRPSQSADQQEGQDGRPGQEPAAAKPVVEAAAVADAGKVVSAGDKERAADAEGSSVAPENDKEDKG
- a CDS encoding NuoB/complex I 20 kDa subunit family protein, with the protein product MGVMTGANTAGPDREVATASLNRELQDKGFLLTTTEDIINWARNGSLHWMTFGLACCAVEMMQTSMPRYDLERFGTAPRASPRQSDLMIVAGTLTNKMAPALRKVYDQMPEPRYVISMGSCANGGGYYHYSYSVVRGCDRIVPVDIYVPGCPPTAEALLYGILQLQRRIRRTGTLVR
- a CDS encoding DUF5337 domain-containing protein, which produces MGKPQDRDARQMRLAAIVIAVAMLGWLLVQALGREYGWAGRWAFLADLAAIAAFVWSLIVTWRIWRRRNV
- a CDS encoding NADH-quinone oxidoreductase subunit C → MAVYPDIDALSQLADHISQRRSNDVLDATVEFNELTVTATLSGLTDLVEFLRSDSSCRFSTLIDITAVDYPQRPQRFDVVWHFLSMYQNQRIRVKVAIREDELVPTLTNIHPSANWYEREIFDMFGILFAGHPDLRRILTDYGFRGHPLRKDFPTTGYVEVRYDETAKRVIYEPVKLTQEYRQFDFLSPWEGAKYVLPGDEKQGEQ
- a CDS encoding NADH-quinone oxidoreductase subunit D; its protein translation is MDGDIRKNSYDDDGQDALSQEQSIRNFNINFGPQHPAAHGVLRMVLELDGEVVERADPHIGLLHRGTEKLMESRTYLQNLPYFDRFDYVAPMNQEHAWCLAIEKLTGTVVPRRASLIRVLYSEIGRILNHLMGLTTGAMDVGALTPPLWGFEAREELMIFYERACGARLHAAYFRPGGVHQDLPPDLLDDIEEWCERFPKVVDDLDTLLVENRIFKQRLVDIGIVTEQDALNWGYSGVMVRGSGMAWDLRRAQPYECYDEFDFQIPVGKNGDCYDRFLCRMQEMRESTRIMQQAISKLRAEPEGDILARGKLAPPKRAEMKRDMESLIHHFKLYTEGFKVPAGEVYAAVEAPKGEFGVYLVSDGTNRPYRAKVRAPGYAHLQSMDWIAKGHLLADVPAIIATLDVVFGEVDR
- a CDS encoding NADH-quinone oxidoreductase subunit A yields the protein MENLLQEYLPILVFAGMASALALVLLLAGLVVAIRNPDPEKVSAYECGFNAFDDARMKFDVRFYLVSILFIIFDLEVAFLFPWAVSFAGLSDVAFWSMMVFLGVLTVGFAYEWKKGALEWA
- a CDS encoding GFA family protein, with product MARVDYSGSCQCGAIAFEVAADLDQAITCNCSRCSRLGWALTFVPGADFRLVKDGPTTEYLFNNHAISHRFCPVCGVQTHATGQQDGAEIVAININCLDGVDARNLPAQHVDGASR